GAAAAGAAACGAACATTGGTGCGAGCCTGAGGCCGGGCAAGCAGCAAGACCACGAGAGCTTGGAACGGGGGAAGCGGGGTCGGCCCCGATGAGGCGGGGAACGCGTCGGGCCACCCGACAGGCGGCCGAGCGGACAGCGGACCATCGCGAGAGGCCTCCGAGGGCCGGCTCTCAGTGCCATGCAAAGCCGCTGACGTGCGCCTGCTTCGCTGCGCGGTGCGCGTTTGCCGACCGGCCCGGGGCCCGGTGCTGCTGCTGGGAATCGGATGCCGCAGCGCTGCGGCCTGGCCTGCCGAGCCCACCCGGCGGCATCCGGCCGCCTATCGCCCGTCAGGCGAGCTGCGCCAGCACCGCAATGACTTCTTCATCGCTGACCTGATGGAAGTCATGGTAATAGGCGCCCACCGCCATGAATTCCGGCGGCTGCGCCAGGCAGACCAGGTCGTCCACCTCTTCCTTCAGCGCTTCCGCGCTGCTCGGGGCCGCCACCGGCACTGCCAGCACCAAGCGCGCCGGGTGCCGCGTGCGCAGCGCCTTCAGCGCGGCACGGACGGTGGTGCCGGTCGCAATGCCGTCATCCACCACGACCACCGTCCGTCCGACCAGAGGGACCGCGGCCCGCCCGCCCAGGTAGAGGGCGCGGCGCCGGGCAATCTCGGCTTCTTCCTCGCGGGCGCGTTCTTCGACATAGGAAAGCTCCACGCCCATGGAGGCCATGGTCTGCTGATCCACCACCACCACCGGCGGCTGAGCATCGACCACCGCCGCCACTGCCAGCTCAGGGTGCCAGGGCAAGCCGATCTTGCGAACGATCAGCAAATCCAGCGGCGCATGCAGCCGCCAGGCGATCTCGGCCGCCACGGGCACGCCGCCGCGCGGCAAGGCCAGCACCACCGCATCGTGCAGCGACAGCGCCGCCACTTGTTCGGCCAGGACGCGTCCGGCTTCGATGCGATCGGTGAAAAGCTGGGCCATGTCGCGTCCCTTCAGGCGGTGGGGCGCAGGACGCGGCAATCAGCGCAGTCGCAACTCGGAGCCGCGCCCGCGACCCCCACGCGCGGCAACGCGCTGCCACAGTGCTTCATCGAGGCCGGTCTCGTCCTTGCGTGCCAGCCCGTCCACCGGCGTGCCAGGATGGGCCGGCATGCGCGACATCGCTGAGGCGATGCGCGACCATTCCTCATCACCGAGCAGCTGCCTCGCCAAGGCAAGCAGCTGGGTGTCTTCGTCGTGGAGCTGGCGCAGCAGCGCGGCCCGGTGCTCCCGCAACAGCGCCGACAGCTCACCGGCTCGGCGCACATCGCCTTCGGCCACGCTGTCGGCCACGTGCGTGGCCTGCCGCAACAGGCGGCTCGTGTGGCCGCGGGCATCCTCGAGGGTGGCGATCAGGCGGTCGGCATCTGCCGAGCGGCCCCGCATGGCGGGCAACAGGTGGCCACGCTCCTTCGGCAGGTGGTTGGTGTCCTCGAAGCTCCTGAGGAACGCCATCAAGGACCTCATACGGGGAAGCGAGCCAGCCGGCTGCCACCACGCCTGGACTTGCAGCATTTCGTCCAGCGTCGCGAGCGTCTGACGAATCACCGCGTGCTCGGCTTGCAGCAGCGAACACACGCATTGGGCAGCCAGCATACCGGTCTCCTGTTGCCGGTCCGACGCAGCCGGGACCGTGGGTGGCGCGCGCCGTGCCGGCGGTCGCACAGACAGCCACTTGGCGCATCGGAAGTACCGCCGTCCACACTATAGGAGTTTGCCTTTTGGCGCCACCGGGAATTCGCAATGGCCGGCAGGGTCAATGCAGGCAGGCTTCCTGCCACGTCCCGCAGGCCACGCCGGCGGCTTCTGCACCGCCCCTCGTCTCGCGCCCCCACGACCCAGGAGGACACCATGAAGATCGAACATCATCGGCTGGTCGACGAGGCGGTGGTCTACCGCGATTCGCCCAACCGGGGCGGCGTGCTGCGCCCTCGCCTGCTCCTCCTGCACTACACCGCGGGACGCTCGGCCGAAAGCGCGGTAGCCACGCTGTGCAACCCGGCCTCCAAGTCCTCGGCCCATCTCGTCATTGCGCGAGACGGTCACATCTATCAGTTGCTGCCCTTCGATGTGGTCGCATGGCATGCGGGAGTGAGCCAATGGATGGGCCTGAGCGGCCTCAACCAGCACGCCATCGGCATCGAACTGGACAACGCCGGCCAGTTGCGCCGGGTCGGCCAGGGGTATGTGTCATGGTTTGGCAAGGTCTATAGCGAGAACGAGGTGCTGCTGGCCGAGCACCAGCACGGCGGTGGGGTGATGCCCTGGCACACCTATACCGAAGTGCAGATCGAGCGCGTGCGGGAAGTCGCCGAACTGCTCGTCAGCCACTACGCGCTGGAAGATGTGCGAGGCCATGACGACGTGGCTCGCGGACGCAAGCTCGATCCCGGCCCGGCGTTTCCGATGGCCAGCGTGCGCAGCCGCGCCCTCGGCCGCAGCGAGGACCAGCCCGCCCGCTACATCGTGACGGCCGACAGCCTGCCCGTGCGGCAGGGCCCGGGTTTCCAGTTTGCGCCCGCGGCGGCACCGCTGCACAAGGGTGCGGTGCTGCTGCTGGTGGAGCCGGGCGACCGATGGAGCCATGTGGAAGCCGAGGCGCAAAGCGACGTCGAAGGCTGGGTCAACAACCGCTTCATCACCCCGTGGGCGGCGCCGCTCCCCGGCTGAGGGCCGCCGTGGCGGGTTCATGGACGGAAAGCAGGACCTCGGGAGCAGACACGCGGCAGCCTGAAGCAGGAACCGGACAGGGGCGGCGAAGGGGCAAAGCCGACAGCCGGCTGGAAAACGCGCCATGCCGACCGGCGCCGCAGCAAGGCGGGCGCCCGGAAGGCGCATCAGCAGCCGCATTTGCGCTGCGGGTGTGCAAGATCTTCCGCCCGAGGCGCCGCACCTGCCGGCAGGCTGCCCGGCAGCGCGCCGGGAGCCCAGCCACCACGAACACGGCCCGGGCGCACGCGCTCCAGCCAGGGGCGGGCACTGAATTTGCCCAGCCAGCTCACCGGCCGCCGAGGGGCGGTGCGAGGGAGGCTGTGATGGAACAGGATTCTTTGGAAGCGTTGACGGTGGCTGCCATGTTGGCGGTCTTGTCCTGCGTGGCAACCGTGCATTGGCGGCAGCAGCGCGCCGTGTCCTGGGGCGCCTTGGGCATCCTGCTGCTGATTCCCGAAGCCACCAGCCGTCTGCCCAGCGCAGCACTGCTGCACCTGATTCTGGCGTCGACGGTGCTGGTGGTGGTTGCGCAACTCGCCTACGACGCCCGGCGCCAGCCGGCGCAGCTCGAACAGCCCGCCGAGGCCGGCGCTGACCTCGCCCCATCTGCCGAGTATCCCAGCCGCGGCCTGCGTGCCGGTGACGTGGCGGGCTTGCTCGGGGCGGCCGCCGTGGGCAGCGACGGGCGCGACGCGGCCTCGCTCTAGGCGGAGCCGCACCACCGTCGCGCCGGCTTCTGCACCGGCCTACTCTGGCATGCGAGCGTGGCCGCACAGCAGGAGGCCGCACGTCGTTACAAACTGCGGGTGGCCCGGCGCACGCGGCGCCATCCCGCACCATTGCAGGCGGCGAGGCGGGATCTCGGCATCGGCAGGCCCTGCTTGAAGGGCGCCGCCGGTCGCATGGGGTCACCCTTGGCAACGGTTTCGCCACGTCTTTCGTCTATAAACGGTCACAATCATTGCCGAGTTGCACTTGCGCCCTGCTTCATGAGCGACTCAACTCACCGCGCTTGATTCGATGACCTATCCATCTCAACAGTCCGTCTCCACAGAACGTCCCCCGCCGGGGTTCGAACCCACGCAGGCAACGGCGGCGCCCAGCCAGGACGCGCTCGGCCCGGGGAGCCGGGTCGCCGAGTACGAGGTGCAACGAGTGCTGGGCGAAGGGGGCTTCGGCATCGTCTATCTCGCCACCGACCACGACCTGCAGCGGCATGTGGCAGTGAAGGAATACCTGCCCGCCGCGCTGGCCTCGCGCGGGGCCCGCTCGCAGGTGACCTTGCGCGCCTCCTCGCATGCGGAGACCTTCGCTCTGGGGCTGCGGTCCTTCGTCAACGAGGCGCGCTTGCTCGCGCGCTTCGACCACCCGTCGCTGGTGCGCGTCTACCGCTTCTGGGAGGCCAACGGCACCGCCTACATGGTGATGCCCTACTACGAAGGCCCGACGCTGGCCGAGGCGCGCATGAGCATGAAGGCACCGCCGGACGAAGCCTGGCTGCGCCGCCTGCTGCATTCGCTGATGGGCGCGCTGGAGGTGCTGCACGACGGTTCCTGCTACCACCGCGACATCGCGCCCGACAACATCCTGCTGCTGCCGGACGGCCGGCCAGTGCTGCTCGACTTCGGTGCCGCCCGCCGCGTCATCGGTGACAAGACCCAGACGCTCACGGCCATCCTGAAGCCGGCCTTCGCACCGATCGAGCAGTACGCCGAAGCGGGCCACCTGCAACAGGGCCCCTGGACCGACCTGTATGCCCTGGCCGCGGTCATCTACTACTGCATCAGCGGGCGCTCCCCGCTGCCGTCCACCGTCCGTGCGGTCGACGACCAGCTCAAGCCCCTGGCCGAGGTGGTGCAAGGCCTGAAGCTCAACTTTCCGGAACTGCATTACAGCCCGAGTTTCCTGTCGGCCATCGATTGGGCACTCGCCGTCCGACCGCAGGACCGGCCCCAGAACGTCGAGCAGTTCCGGCAGGCGCTCAACAAGCCGGCCGGCGCCGCTGCGCCGCCTGCGCGCGCCGCCTCGGCAACCTCCGACGCCGCCAGCATCGCTGCTGCTGCGGCGGCAGCCGCAGCAGCCCGGGTTCCTCCCGGCCGCCAGACGCAGCCGCCCCT
This genomic stretch from Eleftheria terrae harbors:
- a CDS encoding phosphoribosyltransferase; protein product: MAQLFTDRIEAGRVLAEQVAALSLHDAVVLALPRGGVPVAAEIAWRLHAPLDLLIVRKIGLPWHPELAVAAVVDAQPPVVVVDQQTMASMGVELSYVEERAREEEAEIARRRALYLGGRAAVPLVGRTVVVVDDGIATGTTVRAALKALRTRHPARLVLAVPVAAPSSAEALKEEVDDLVCLAQPPEFMAVGAYYHDFHQVSDEEVIAVLAQLA
- a CDS encoding hemerythrin domain-containing protein — encoded protein: MLAAQCVCSLLQAEHAVIRQTLATLDEMLQVQAWWQPAGSLPRMRSLMAFLRSFEDTNHLPKERGHLLPAMRGRSADADRLIATLEDARGHTSRLLRQATHVADSVAEGDVRRAGELSALLREHRAALLRQLHDEDTQLLALARQLLGDEEWSRIASAMSRMPAHPGTPVDGLARKDETGLDEALWQRVAARGGRGRGSELRLR
- a CDS encoding N-acetylmuramoyl-L-alanine amidase, whose protein sequence is MKIEHHRLVDEAVVYRDSPNRGGVLRPRLLLLHYTAGRSAESAVATLCNPASKSSAHLVIARDGHIYQLLPFDVVAWHAGVSQWMGLSGLNQHAIGIELDNAGQLRRVGQGYVSWFGKVYSENEVLLAEHQHGGGVMPWHTYTEVQIERVREVAELLVSHYALEDVRGHDDVARGRKLDPGPAFPMASVRSRALGRSEDQPARYIVTADSLPVRQGPGFQFAPAAAPLHKGAVLLLVEPGDRWSHVEAEAQSDVEGWVNNRFITPWAAPLPG
- a CDS encoding serine/threonine protein kinase is translated as MTYPSQQSVSTERPPPGFEPTQATAAPSQDALGPGSRVAEYEVQRVLGEGGFGIVYLATDHDLQRHVAVKEYLPAALASRGARSQVTLRASSHAETFALGLRSFVNEARLLARFDHPSLVRVYRFWEANGTAYMVMPYYEGPTLAEARMSMKAPPDEAWLRRLLHSLMGALEVLHDGSCYHRDIAPDNILLLPDGRPVLLDFGAARRVIGDKTQTLTAILKPAFAPIEQYAEAGHLQQGPWTDLYALAAVIYYCISGRSPLPSTVRAVDDQLKPLAEVVQGLKLNFPELHYSPSFLSAIDWALAVRPQDRPQNVEQFRQALNKPAGAAAPPARAASATSDAASIAAAAAAAAAARVPPGRQTQPPLQDVPTLFTVFPGPDARPPGKPTTGAPAPKQEEAPSDEAVMAALSMALGSLPDAKTDSERWTATRPLDEDERRAAKAGGSLVRWGIGLAVLVAIGLGGWKWNDSRNAEAVLRQLADSSFSEDAQAPRGDALSSPPRPASAPVVAAAASQALPPAPPPATAAAVPEEQAPQAAATAAPAAPPATAAVPAPAAATTTVPSSVAASPPPAVAEEAPDERSSRRSAASAEPTNPRALCEPRTNFALYYCMQTQCKRPQYVNHPLCKRLRDRDEVE